The following proteins are co-located in the Microplitis demolitor isolate Queensland-Clemson2020A chromosome 3, iyMicDemo2.1a, whole genome shotgun sequence genome:
- the LOC103580551 gene encoding RING finger protein 11 — MGNCLKSSGGAQNDNATLLNNSPDPATSGSLSQDQLNSQAMPYNELVDSRYPVVSTRERHVRSTESSIGGLGQGIGMTTGSIRGTGLMNTAAMNEEEHQMRIAKRIGLIQHLPSREYDGAKKGECVICMMELTIGEAVRYLPCMHTYHAMCIDDWLLRSLTCPSCMEPVDAALINSYHPTT; from the exons ATGGGCAACTGTCTTAAGAGCAGTGGAGGTGCTCAAAATGACAACGCGACGTTATTGAATAACAGTCCGGATCCAGCAACTTCTGGGAGTTTGTCACAAGATCAACTTAATTCCCAAGCTATGCCTtacaat gaGCTGGTTGACTCGCGTTATCCAGTCGTTTCGACCCGTGAAAGACACGTGCGATCAACAGAATCCAGCATCGGTGGACTAGGTCAGGGTATTGGGATGACAACAGGCAGCATAAGAGGAACCGGACTGATGAATACGGCAGCAATGAATGAAGAGGAGCATCAGATGCGAATCGCGAAACGCATTGGACTGATCCAGCATCTGCCATCGCGAGAGTACGACGGTGCTAAAAAAGGGGAATGTGTAATCTGCATGATGGAACTGACTATTGGCGAAGCTGTTCGCTATCTTCCGTGCATGCACACTTATCATGCAATGTGCATCGACGATTGGCTTCTGCGTTCACTCACCTGTCCATCGTGCATGGAGCCCGTTGACGCGGCACTAATTAATTCTTATCATCCAACGACTTAG